One window of Flavobacterium dauae genomic DNA carries:
- a CDS encoding L,D-transpeptidase: MKKMILWVGFISFLTIFSCKDMTEKRQETSLEKKLERKYEKAQDYTYTNWVLKSSDSVRKVFKEKFTSAELTTIVALNRVDKSTFTSVDTLLIPDQFDDDFLAYSPFPYTLMNAKDIKKLAIFSYPIQAYGLYENGELIKWGPSSMGSKEHLTQTGLYFTNWKGEEVISTFDDEWVLRWNFNIQNEEGIGWHQYQLPGYPASHSCLRLLESDAKFMYDWADEWILADKETVKAKGTPVIVYGEYAFEGRRPWLDLAKDSHANDISKEELDQIVKKYQSEILKEQKNRALIQQ; the protein is encoded by the coding sequence ATGAAAAAGATGATTTTATGGGTGGGGTTTATCTCTTTCCTGACCATTTTCAGTTGCAAAGATATGACTGAAAAACGACAAGAAACGTCGTTAGAAAAAAAATTAGAACGAAAATACGAAAAAGCTCAGGATTATACCTATACCAATTGGGTGCTGAAAAGCAGCGATTCGGTTCGGAAAGTATTTAAAGAAAAGTTCACTTCGGCAGAATTAACTACTATTGTGGCACTGAACCGCGTAGATAAAAGCACTTTTACAAGTGTTGATACGCTGCTGATTCCCGATCAGTTTGATGATGATTTTTTGGCTTATTCCCCTTTTCCTTATACATTAATGAATGCGAAAGACATTAAAAAACTCGCGATTTTTTCGTATCCGATACAAGCTTATGGATTGTATGAAAATGGAGAATTGATTAAATGGGGACCATCTAGTATGGGATCAAAAGAACATTTAACGCAAACAGGTTTATATTTTACGAATTGGAAAGGGGAAGAAGTAATCAGTACGTTTGACGACGAATGGGTATTGCGTTGGAATTTTAATATTCAGAACGAAGAAGGAATTGGCTGGCATCAGTACCAGTTACCGGGTTATCCTGCATCACATTCGTGCCTGCGTTTGTTAGAAAGCGATGCAAAATTTATGTACGATTGGGCAGACGAATGGATTTTAGCCGATAAAGAAACTGTAAAAGCAAAAGGAACTCCGGTTATTGTTTATGGCGAATATGCTTTTGAAGGAAGACGTCCATGGTTGGATTTGGCTAAAGATTCACATGCAAACGATATTTCTAAAGAAGAATTAGATCAAATTGTAAAAAAATACCAGTCAGAGATTTTAAAAGAACAGAAAAACAGGGCTTTGATTCAACAATAA